From Candidatus Finniella inopinata, a single genomic window includes:
- the rpmG gene encoding 50S ribosomal protein L33, producing the protein MAKSAVINIKLLSTADTGYFYVTQKNPRKKPEKLELRKYDPVIRKHVAFKEAKIK; encoded by the coding sequence ATGGCTAAATCAGCTGTTATTAATATCAAACTTTTGAGCACTGCCGATACCGGGTATTTTTATGTTACACAAAAAAACCCACGTAAAAAGCCAGAGAAATTGGAACTGCGTAAGTATGATCCCGTCATTCGGAAACATGTCGCTTTTAAAGAGGCAAAGATTAAATAG